Proteins encoded by one window of Lathyrus oleraceus cultivar Zhongwan6 chromosome 1, CAAS_Psat_ZW6_1.0, whole genome shotgun sequence:
- the LOC127073137 gene encoding protein NRT1/ PTR FAMILY 5.10 produces MAGDSETPLLLESDTIDGVVDFKGRPVLRSTSGGWKAASFIISVEVAERFAYYGITSNLINYLTGPLGQSTVTAAENVNIWSGTASLLPLLGAFLADSFLGRYRTILIASLIYILALSLLTLSATLPSNVGGQAILFFFSLYLVAFAQGGHKPCVQAFGADQFDINHPRERRSRSSFFNWWYFTFTAGVFVSVSVLNYIQDNVGWVLGFGIPCIGMLIALSLFLLGTWTYRFNIPEDQQRGPFSRIGRVFFVALANFQTTQQEPPPSPSLPHQPSQQFSFLNKALIASDGSKENGKACSVFEVEEAKAILRLVPIWATSLIFAIVFSQSSTFFTKQGVTLDRKILPGFYVPPASLQSIISLSIVLFIPVYDRIIVPIARTFTGKPSGISMLQRIGTGMFFSVISMVIAAFVEMKRLKVARDHGLIDMPGVTIPMSIWWLIPQYVLFGVSDVFTMVGLQEFFYDQVPDELRSMGLSLYLSIFGVGSFLSSFLISAIQKGTSKDGSDGWFASNLNRAHLDYFYALLAVLSVVELSAFWFFSKSYVYKRSAT; encoded by the exons ATGGCCGGCGATTCTGAAACTCCTCTGTTATTGGAGTCGGATACTATAGATGGTGTTGTAGACTTTAAGGGTCGCCCAGTCCTACGATCAACATCTGGTGGTTGGAAGGCCGCTTCTTTCATTATAA GTGTGGAAGTGGCTGAGAGGTTTGCTTACTATGGAATTACTTCAAACCTCATCAATTATTTGACCGGGCCACTCGGTCAATCCACCGTAACCGCCGCCGAGAACGTCAACATCTGGTCTGGAACAGCCTCCTTACTCCCTCTGCTCGGTGCTTTTCTTGCCGACTCTTTTCTTGGCCGTTACCGCACCATCCTTATTGCATCCCTTATTTACATTCTG GCACTGAGCCTATTGACGTTGTCCGCTACACTGCCTTCCAATGTCGGTGGCCAAGCAATTTTATTCTTCTTTTCTCTGTATCTCGTTGCATTTGCACAAGGTGGACATAAGCCTTGTGTTCAGGCATTTGGAGCGGATCAATTTGATATCAACCATCCGCGGGAACGCAGGTCTAGAAGCTCCTTTTTCAATTGGTGGTATTTTACCTTTACTGCAGGTGTCTTTGTCTCTGTATCCGTCTTGAACTATATTCAGGACAATGTTGGTTGGGTTCTTGGTTTTGGCATCCCTTGCATTGGAATGCTAATAGCCTTGTCTCTTTTCTTGCTTGGAACTTGGACTTACCGCTTTAACATCCCAGAGGATCAACAACGGGGCCCTTTTTCTAGAATTGGTAGGGTGTTTTTTGTTGCACTCGCCAACTTTCAAACTACTCAACAGGAACCTCCTCCTTCTCCTTCTTTGCCTCACCAGCCTTCTCAACAATTTAG TTTCTTGAACAAAGCATTAATTGCATCAGATGGATCAAAGGAAAATGGGAAAGCCTGTAGTGTTTTTGAGGTTGAAGAAGCGAAGGCAATCCTCAGGCTTGTTCCAATATGGGCTACGAGTTTAATTTTTGCCATTGTGTTTTCCCAATCTTCTACCTTCTTTACGAAACAAGGTGTTACATTGGACAGGAAAATTTTGCCTGGTTTTTATGTACCCCCTGCTTCTCTTCAGTCCATTATCAGTCTCTCTATTGTTCTTTTTATTCCTGTTTATGACCGTATTATCGTTCCTATAGCAAGAACCTTTACTGGTAAACCCTCTGGCATCAGTATGCTACAGAGAATTGGAACTGGAATGTTTTTTTCTGTAATTTCTATGGTAATTGCAGCTTTTGTGGAGATGAAAAGACTCAAAGTGGCACGTGACCACGGGCTAATTGATATGCCAGGTGTGACAATACCTATGAGCATCTGGTGGTTGATTCCTCAATATGTTCTGTTTGGAGTATCTGATGTCTTTACAATGGTAGGTCTGCAAGAATTTTTCTATGACCAGGTCCCTGATGAATTGAGAAGTATGGGTCTTTCACTCTATTTAAGTATTTTTGGGGTTGGGAGTTTTTTGAGTAGCTTTCTCATCTCTGCTATTCAGAAAGGAACAAGTAAAGATGGCTCTGATGGCTGGTTTGCAAGTAATCTTAATCGTGCGCATCTTGATTACTTCTATGCTCTTCTGGCTGTTCTTAGTGTGGTAGAATTATCAGCCTTCTGGTTTTTCTCAAAATCTTATGTTTATAAAAGATCAGCAACATAG